GAACCCAATGCAGACAACGCACGCTGCGACAAATGCAGTCGGGTAGCAGACCGAACCTCCGCTGCCTTCGCCACCCGTACCAACGTCCGACGAGAAAGGGATGCACAACGAAGAGCAGCGGTAGAGCGCTGAACGCCCAGTTGCCAACGCCGCCTGTGTGATCAGCCCACGGCGCCAGCAGCTGCAGTGCGAGCAAACCGCAGAAGAAGCAGACAAGAAAAATGATACCGCGATTGTTCCCGCCTCGCTCGAAGGCGGTGACCCGTTGCGTAAACTCTTCAAGTGGCAATGGAATGACCAATGTTATACGTCGGCGAACGCTGGCCGTAACCGGGTCGCGTCGAAAAGGTCTGCCATGGCAGGAACGCATGACACGCGACTCCGGTACAGAACGCCCAACATGGGCGTGATCTTGTGGGGTGAGAGTCCCCTGTACTTAGTTCCGGTTTCTTTCTACGAGGCAGTATACCAAATGTAATCCAACAGAAGGACAGTACGAGGCGAGGGCAACTGCGGCGAGGTGACAGACCGTGGAGAGGAAGCCTGCGAAGATGATCGATAAGCCAGCGAACAGCACGTGCTGGACTTCTTCTCGCCAAGACCTGCCAGGTTACGAACAGAAACCTCATAGGAGGCCGACGACTCCAGGCGAGCGGGCTGCTGACCGCGAAGCCGAACCGGAAGAATGAGCGGAGGTAGATGAGGAGCTTGGGCAGCGATAGATCACGACCCTTATTTGGGGAGAGCTGTGGACGTACCCGTGAGTAAGGCTTCGCCTGAAAGGCGGGGCGATCGGGGTGACCCGAGTCGTGTCCCCAGCAGTCAGCATCAGCCGTAGTGCTGAGCTTCCGCATCCCAGCGGAAACAGGAAGGGCCTCACGTCACTTCACAAGGAACGAACCATCCATGACCTCGACCGCCCCGAAACACACAGAAGCCAGTTCGAGCAACCACAACGGTGTCGATCACGCGAAGGCCCCGTGCTCTTCGGAGCTCCAGTCGGAGAAGACGGCCTCGGCGGTCATGGAGAAGTCAGCCTTGAACTCGCATTCATCATCTCTGATGGAACTGATTGTCGACGAATCCAATATGGAATGTGATTGGCAGAACGTCAAAGCCAACAAAGGGGCTCCTGGGCCCGATGGCATCACCCTTGGCGAATTCCCCGAGTCCTTCCGGCACCATTGGCTGGAAGTTCGTCAGCAACTACTGGAAGGGACTTATCGTCCGGGGCCTGCCCGGCGTAAGTCGATTCCCAAACCTGATGGCAGTCAGCGGCATCTCGGTATACCCAACGTGATCGACCGTCTGATCCAACAAGCCATCTTACAAGTCTTGACCCCGATCTTCGATCCATCTTTCAGCGAATCGAGTTTCGGCTTCCGACCACGACGCTCTGCACATGGAGCGATCAAGCAGATTCAGCATACGATTCGCAGCGGCTATCGCCGATGCGTGGACATGGATTTGTCGAAATTCTTCGACCGAGTTCAGCACGACGTCTTAATGGCGCGCGTGTCTCGTAAGGTCCACGACCGGAGATTGCTCAAGTTGATCGGCCGCTATCTGCGTGCGGGCGTGATGGTCGATGGTCTACTCCAACCCTCCGCCGAGGG
This genomic window from Allorhodopirellula heiligendammensis contains:
- a CDS encoding reverse transcriptase domain-containing protein; the encoded protein is MTSTAPKHTEASSSNHNGVDHAKAPCSSELQSEKTASAVMEKSALNSHSSSLMELIVDESNMECDWQNVKANKGAPGPDGITLGEFPESFRHHWLEVRQQLLEGTYRPGPARRKSIPKPDGSQRHLGIPNVIDRLIQQAILQVLTPIFDPSFSESSFGFRPRRSAHGAIKQIQHTIRSGYRRCVDMDLSKFFDRVQHDVLMARVSRKVHDRRLLKLIGRYLRAGVMVDGLLQPSAEGTMQGGPLSPLLAAALSRS